A section of the Triticum dicoccoides isolate Atlit2015 ecotype Zavitan chromosome 7A, WEW_v2.0, whole genome shotgun sequence genome encodes:
- the LOC119330685 gene encoding uncharacterized protein LOC119330685, with amino-acid sequence MGLDAAEISELAALQPIHTAVSGARATQVPGAVDDDAADTGCVTPKASGGRSAAAGGADDGDDAAADNGCVTPRASGSLAMLPIAPLLQDDGVDAGFATPLATGGVIGPRDGCAAAGDENSFTTPTTADSALLPATVCPPAPRKSAPAPTRKRALLQQRLFYPVPHDLATVFVAVPQCPPPAKKMRAHAVGSSAPLGT; translated from the coding sequence ATGGGCCTCGACGCCGCGGAAATCTCTGAATTGGCGGCGCTCCAGCCGATCCACACGGCCGTGAGCGGCGCCCGGGCCACCCAAGTGCCAGGGGCGGTCGACGATGACGCTGCCGACACCGGCTGCGTCACACCCAAGGCGAGCGGCGGGCGATCGGCCGCTGCAGGAGGtgcggacgacggcgacgacgctgCCGCCGACAACGGCTGCGTCACGCCGAGGGCGAGTGGCTCCCTGGCCATGCTGCCCATCGCGCCACTGCTGCAAGACGACGGCGTCGACGCTGGCTTCGCCACGCCGCTGGCCACGGGTGGAGTAATTGGGCCGCGAGACGGCTGCGCCGCTGCCGGCGACGAGAACAGCTTCACCACGCCGACGACGGCCGACAGCGCGCTGTTGCCGGCCACGGTGTGCCCGCCCGCGCCGCGGAAGTCGGCTCCGGCGCCGACGAGGAAGCGTGCTCTGCTCCAGCAGCGGCTCTTCTACCCGGTGCCGCACGACCTGGCCACCGTGTTCGTGGCCGTGCCGCAGTGCCCGCCGCCCGCCAAGAAGATGCGGGCGCACGCCGTGGGGTCATCCGCGCCGCTAGGCACGTGA